The following proteins are co-located in the Labrys monachus genome:
- a CDS encoding helix-turn-helix domain-containing protein, whose product MPSIPLPFVISLVLCLVLLRMMRQEKRKLGLFPLLVATFAVQAALSGLNWNAGWYPARFIQPVVAAVLPALSFAAFDQLRRNTPAKPSSLLPHLAPATLVAVLVAFWRAPVDIALFAIYLGYGLALLRVARQGPVALSAVRITDEWTAHKALVAMAVLFVTTAFIDAAISLDFFLGDGRQARTLLTVASVLWLAVAGYAATVADDARPGNEADTPEENFVPSPSGPPPAPSSIEDDAAIADRIDILMREQHLYRDPDLTLERLARRAGIPGRRISGALNRIHGRNISQIVNEYRVGEAKRRLISTRDPVTAIMLEAGFGTKSNFNREFLRVTGMTPSSYRRAGGETAAAPDAPTQAPAA is encoded by the coding sequence ATGCCCTCGATACCGCTGCCCTTCGTCATTTCCCTCGTTCTCTGCCTTGTCCTTTTGCGGATGATGCGGCAGGAAAAGCGAAAGCTCGGCCTGTTTCCCCTGCTCGTCGCGACCTTCGCCGTTCAAGCGGCGTTGTCGGGGTTGAACTGGAACGCCGGCTGGTATCCCGCCCGCTTTATCCAGCCGGTCGTCGCCGCGGTCCTGCCTGCGCTCTCCTTCGCGGCCTTCGATCAGCTTCGCCGCAACACCCCCGCAAAGCCCTCAAGCCTGTTGCCGCATCTGGCGCCGGCGACCCTGGTCGCGGTTCTCGTCGCCTTCTGGCGCGCGCCGGTCGATATCGCCCTCTTCGCCATCTATCTCGGATACGGTCTTGCGCTCCTGCGGGTTGCGCGGCAGGGGCCGGTCGCGCTTTCCGCCGTCCGCATCACCGATGAGTGGACCGCCCACAAGGCGCTCGTCGCGATGGCGGTCCTGTTCGTGACGACGGCCTTCATCGATGCGGCGATATCGCTCGATTTCTTCCTCGGCGACGGCCGGCAGGCCCGGACGCTCCTGACCGTCGCGAGCGTCCTGTGGCTGGCGGTCGCCGGCTACGCCGCCACGGTCGCGGACGATGCGCGTCCGGGCAACGAGGCCGACACGCCCGAGGAGAATTTCGTGCCCTCCCCCTCCGGCCCTCCGCCTGCCCCTTCGAGCATCGAGGATGACGCGGCCATAGCGGACCGGATCGACATCCTGATGAGGGAACAGCACCTCTATCGCGATCCGGACCTGACCCTGGAGCGTCTCGCACGGCGTGCTGGCATCCCGGGACGCCGGATTTCCGGCGCCCTGAACCGAATTCACGGTCGCAACATCTCTCAGATCGTCAATGAGTACCGGGTCGGCGAGGCCAAGCGCCGCCTGATCTCCACGCGCGATCCGGTGACGGCCATCATGCTGGAAGCGGGTTTCGGCACGAAATCGAATTTCAACCGGGAATTCCTGCGCGTCACCGGCATGACCCCGAGCAGCTATCGCCGTGCCGGCGGAGAAACAGCCGCGGCGCCCGATGCGCCAACCCAGGCGCCCGCCGCGTAG